The region AAAAAAGTAACTGCCACAATAATCATCAGCAGAAACGAATGGCAGGAGTTATCAAGTATTGTAACATTCGATGAATGCATTATCAAAAAATGAAATGCGTGAGATATTAAGTAGCCAATCACTAAAAGCAGAATCAAAATGAACAACCGGCTTTTAACAGACTCACGATTTCTCGAATATATAATTACTATTAATCCTATGGCGGCAAGCAATGTGGATGCAAGAAAAATAGTCTGAGTTAAATCAAGGTCGAAGATTGAGTGGGTTAACAGTAATGCTATGTAAGTAAATATAAAAGTCATTATTAAAATCTTTAAATATTTTTAAACTTCTTAAATCTTTTTTTCTTCAATCGTTGCTTTAACGTTAATTTAACAAAAATGATTTAGGGCACACATCTTGTCTTTTTCTAATTAGAACATTTTAAAAATAAAACATTACGGTGCAAAAGTGAATAACAAAAGCAATTCTTTGAGGGATCCTGTTTGCGGTAGAAAGATAAATCCAAACAAAGCTTATGCTAAGATAAAATACGGGAAAGAAACATATTACCTTTGCTGCCCGCTTTGCCAGTCTGAATTCGAGAAAGATCCCAAAAAGTTTATTAACAATATAATTAAATGACAATGGAGATTAATTAGCTATGAAAAAGTTAGAACCATATCCGATAGCAAGTGCATTGTTTTACATCTTTACGGTTTTTTACGTGGTGTGCATTGGTGTTAAGCTTATTCTTGGAAGTCTTGGTATTGATGGCTTCTGGCATATGCACAAAATATGGGAGATAATTCTTCCCTGGTTCGGTGGATTAGATTCATTAAGCATTATAATTGGTTTGCTTGAAGTTTCTCTCGGCTCATATTTAATTGGCTATATTGTTGTTCCCGCCTATAATCTTTTAGCAAGAAAAAAAGTAAGTGAGCATAAGATAGAAGTAAAACCAGTTATTGTAAGATTTAAAACTCTATTCTTAACATTTGTTGTTTATGTTTCTATTCTTTTTACCCTTTGCTTAATATATGATTTAATTGTTCCCGCTGAATATCAAATGCTTGGTTTATGGAAGCTGCTTATTCCCGGCTTTACAGGATTAAATTTTATCAGCTATCTGGTTGGCATTGGAGCTATACTGATTTACAGTGCATACACTGCATTCATCTTTTCTAAAACACTAAACTTTTTTGAAAAATCCGAATTAAAAAAATCTGAGAAAGAACTTGCTTCCCAAGATAATTCTTCAGTTGAAGTGTCGAGAGGAAAGAAGTATGACGAAAAATATTTTGGAGTTGCAACCGGAGTATTTGCAGCGGCTATTTTTATTCTTGCAGCAATAAAGATGATTTTTGGTGGAGAAGATTATTCTGTACTAATCAAACCGTTCATTCCATTTTTTAATTCTGTTAGCCTAATCAATACTATTGGAGGAATTGCAGTTTCGTTTTTATGGGGCTGGGTGATGGGTTATTTCTTTATGGTTTTTTACCACTGGTTTGATAAAAGAGTCAGTCCTAAGCAAATAAATGATTAAGGATAACTAAAATGACAAAAGAGGTAAAACCATACTGGATAATATTTCTTCTCTCCCTTTCTGCTTTAAGCTTTGAAATAATACTTGCAAGAATATTTTCTTACGTGCTTGCATATCATTTTGTTCTTATAATTATTGCTTTTGCAATACTCGCCCTTGCTTTAGGACAGCTTTATGCTTCACGCCTGGCAGCAAAAAACTCTTTATCTTATAATAAATATTTTATTGTTCTCCAATTATTATTTCCGGTAAGCATTTCTGCAATTTTTATTTTACCTTCTATTGAAAGCGTCGGAAGCGGCTCGGTTGGTTTAATCATTTATATTCTTCTTGCAGGCGTTACTTTCTTTTTAGTAGGAATTATTACTGCTTTAATATTTCAAGCCAACGGAGAAAAAAGCAGAACACTTTATGCGTTTGATATGATAGGTGCTGCCGGAGGTTCTTTGCTTGGTTTATTTTTACTAAACACATTTAGCATTGTTCAATCTCTCGCAATAATTCTGATTATCTTTTCAATTGCTTCCATTCTTTCCATTCCGCTTGTTAAAAGAAAAGGATTTATTCTAACAACAGCTTCCATAGTACTCGCGTCTCTTTACCTGATTTTATTAACTCCCGATATTGAAATAAATATTGCCACATCATCTGAAAAAGATTTACTGCGATTAAAGAGCAATCCTTCAGTTAAAACAACTACTATTGAAAGTAAATGGAATTCATTTGGAAGAACCGACCTTGTAAAATTTATCTATCCCGATTCCACAACTTCAATGTCAATGTTTATTGATGGTGCTGCGGGAACACAAGTAGTAAACATTTCTGAATTAGAAAAAGATAAAGAAAAATTGTTTCATACCTTGATGCATTCAAATATGTTTTTTGAGTTTAATTTTCTAAAAGATAATGAAAAAGATTCTGCCTTAATTATTGGTCCTGGCGGAGGTATTGATATTGCCGCTGCTTATTTCGGTAAAACAAAGCAGATAGATGCGGTAGAAGTGAATCCCACCTTTGTTGATTTTATGAAGAAATACAACAAAACTACCTTTGCTGGAAAACCTAACATCAATGTAATTGTTGGTGAAGGAAGAAATTTTGTAAGAAATACAAAAAACAAATATGATTTAATATTTCTTACTATCCCTATTACTAAAGGTGGACGCTCAACCGATTTTGTCAACCTTACAGAGAACTATTTATTTACACAGGAAGCCTTAAAAGATTATTTGCATATACTAACCGAAGAAGGAAGAATAGTTTTTACTACGCACAACAGGGAAGAAACTTACAAGATTATCTCAAATTATCTGGATTTGCAAAATAAATCCGGTATAACTAATCCCGAAGCTTCCAATTACTTTTATGTCGCAGACCAGGGAATGATGCCTTTGCTTGTTATTAAGAAAACACCTTTCAATAAAGATAAAATTGAGCAGCGGCATTTTATTTCGCATCAAGCCGGATTTGACAGAGGTGTTTCATTCTTTCCATTTTCGAAACAAGTTAAAATTGACACTATAGTTTATGGGCAAAAAGTTGAATGGAGTATGTTTGATAATGTTCTTTATGATGTTTCAAATAATAAATACAGCTTTCACGATCTAACTGAGAAAGCATCAATAAATCTTCACCCGGTTACAGATAATTCTCCCTTCTTTTTTAATTATGAATTAGGGCTGCCAGACAATTTAAATGTGTTGGTTTTTGCTGGAATTATTTTGTTGGTTCTATCTCTTTATATGTTTAAAAAGGATTGGGGATTGAGCATCAACACTCATAAAGAAACTGAACTTAGCAGGAAAAATTTAAGAACCTTAACCATTATATCTTTTCTGCTCGGTTTTACTTACATACTTAGTGAATCGTATCTCTTCCAGGCAATGAATCTACAGTTAAATAATCCTTTAAAATCATTTTCGTTGCTGTTGTTTGCATTTTTAATTGGGAATGGAGCTGGCAGCTATCTTTCCAACTTAATAAAACAAAGTCATCTCAGAATAATAGGATTGGCTGTTATTGGAATAATTTTAATTCTTGCTGTTGAGGCATTTTTAATATTACCAAATTTAGAACCAAGAGTTCCTGAATTTTATTTGTTTCTGCTTGTCTTTATCCCGGCAATAATAATTGGAGTACCATTCCCTTTGCTTTTAGCAGAAATGAATGAACATAAAATAAAAAATGGTATAGCGGTTTTATTAAGTGTATCGGGAATCGCAGGATTTATCGGCTCAATTTTCACAATTGCAATTGCAATACTTGCAGGGTATAATTTTGTTGTTTATACAGCATTATTTTTATACATAATTCTGATTGTAACGACATTAGCATTCAAAATGGTTTCACCTAAACTTGAAACTCATTAACAGAAATCTCTGTTATATCACAGGAAGAATCCAATAGCAAAATTTCAGGTTTGCAGTAGGTCATACTTAAGATATTTAATAGAATTTAAATTCTTTAAAAATCATACAAGAGTAACCTTCCATTATTCTAAAAAATCTAACATTTCTTTTGGCTTAGCTTTTGGAACTATTAAATCTAATCAAGAAAGGAGACTTAAAATGCTTTGGTTAATAATAACAACTATAGTGATTTTCTTAGGTGTTTATTTTTACTTTAACTTAAGAAAACCTAAACCACAACCCGTAGTGCATAATCAGAATCAAGGTCATAGTCATAAAAATGGACACGGCTGCTGTAAATAATCTATGTATTGTAATAAATATGAGATCATTTATTAAGCGAAAATAATTTAAAGGAATTACGATATGGAAAGAGGAATAGAACATTCAGGTGCTTGGGCGCTTGCACTGATTTTCATTGTTATAGCATCCTGGCTGTTATATAAATATCTCGCTCCGAAAACGTGGCGGGAGTGGACAGGAGCAGGACTGATTCAAGCGTTTATAATTGCATTATATGCAGAGATGTACGGCTTTCCACTTACAATATACCTACTTGTCAGATTCTTTGGATTAGATCGTACTTACTTAAATGCAAATCTGTGGTCCACTTTGTTGGGTGTTGGTGAAACTGGTATGATGATCTCTATGATAGCCGGTTATATTTTACTCTTTTTGGGCTTTGGTATTTTTCTGCAAGGATGGCGGGAACTTTACAAAGCTCATCAGGAAAACCGGCTTGCAACCAGTGGATTATACAGTATAGTTAGACATCCTCAATATACTGGATTATTTATCGCGCTTTTCGGGGAAGGTGTTGTTCATTGGCCAACATTATTCTCCGTAGGATTGTTTCCTATTATTATATATGCGTATTACCGGCTCGCCCGAAAGGAAGAACAGAAGACAATTGAAAAGTTTGGAGAAGCATATCCCGAATACAAGCAAAATGTGCCGATGTTTATTCCGGTAAAAGGAAAATGGCAGCAGCTTTTTGAGCGTTCAAATGTAACACCGAATTAAATACTGGAAGAGTAAAATGAATATAGATAAAATAGCTTATAAAGACCGCAGTGAATTCTTAAGAGGATTTGCAGCAATAATCAGAAAAAATAATTGCGGGAATGAAGATGAACAAACAATGTTTTTAACAATCGGAAAATATTTTGGCTTTGAAATGGAGTTCCTTGAATATTCTTTAGGACATCTTATGGTAAATAAATACATCCTCGAAGAACCAGCAATTTTTTCTACTAAACCCA is a window of Ignavibacterium sp. DNA encoding:
- a CDS encoding isoprenylcysteine carboxylmethyltransferase family protein, coding for MERGIEHSGAWALALIFIVIASWLLYKYLAPKTWREWTGAGLIQAFIIALYAEMYGFPLTIYLLVRFFGLDRTYLNANLWSTLLGVGETGMMISMIAGYILLFLGFGIFLQGWRELYKAHQENRLATSGLYSIVRHPQYTGLFIALFGEGVVHWPTLFSVGLFPIIIYAYYRLARKEEQKTIEKFGEAYPEYKQNVPMFIPVKGKWQQLFERSNVTPN